GGGTGTCAACCCTTGGCTACTTGGGAGTCAGGTCCGGATTCGCACCCGCACGCGGGCACACGACACGAAGGCCGGGCGGTCTCCAGAGATCCGTCCCGGCCTTTCTACGCGTGACACACGTCACCCGTAGGTATCACCGGGACCGGTGCTCCCAGGGGCCCTGAGGGGGCCGTAACGGCGCGCGGGACCGCTGGGGCCGAGCACCTTGATCTGCCGCACGGCACCGTGCCCCAGATCCTCGTTGAGACGCGCGACCAGGGTCGGGGCGAGCAGCCGCAGGTTCGTCGCCCAGGCCGTCGAGTCGCAGCGCACGATCAGCACCCGCTCGTCCTCGTCGTACTTCTCCGGCACACAGTGCTTGGCCACGTCCTCGCCGACGATCTCGGGCCAGCGGCCCATCACACCGCCCACCGCGGCCGGCGCCTCCCACCCGCGCTCGGTGAGCAGCCGGTTTATCGCCGCGCCCAGCGCCATGGGGTCGCGGCCGTCGGCACGCGCACCCGAGCGCAGGCCGCCACCACGCCGCGCCTGCTTCTTCTGCTGAGCCGCGTCCCCACGCGCGCGTGCCTGCTCCCGGGCGGCCCTCAACGCCACCCGTGCGAGATCGACGCCGGAGGGCTCGGGGACGCGCTTCGCGGCAGGCTCCTCGGCGGTCATACGCGCTCCACCGTCCCCTCGGCCACGGCGTACCGGGCACCCGCGAGCACATGCGGCACGTCGTCGTCGACCGCCGCCGTCACCAGGACCTGCTCGCCGGGTGCCACCAGCTCGGCCAGCCGCTCCCGCCGACGCACGTCCAGCTCGGCGAAGACGTCGTCCAGTACCAGCACCGGCTCGTTGCCCTCGGCCCGCAGCAGGTCGTACGAGGCCAGCCGCAGCGCCAGCGCGTACGACCACGACTCGCCGTGGGAGGCGTACCCCTTGGCGGGCAGCTGACCGAGCTTGAGGACCACGTCGTCCCGGTGCGGGCCCACCAGCGTGACGCCCCGCTCGATCTCCTGCTTGCGGACGTCCGCGAGAGCGGCCATCAGCTGCCCGTACAGGTCCTCACGCGTGTGTGCCTCACCGGGCGCGGACGGCTTGTACTCCAGGGCCACGGGACCGCCACCGGGCGCCAGTTGCTCGTACGCCTTGTCGGCCAGCGGCTGGATCGCGGCGACCAGGTCGAGACGCTGGGCGAGCAGCTCGGCGCCCACGC
This Streptomyces sp. NBC_00377 DNA region includes the following protein-coding sequences:
- a CDS encoding DUF721 domain-containing protein, with the protein product MTAEEPAAKRVPEPSGVDLARVALRAAREQARARGDAAQQKKQARRGGGLRSGARADGRDPMALGAAINRLLTERGWEAPAAVGGVMGRWPEIVGEDVAKHCVPEKYDEDERVLIVRCDSTAWATNLRLLAPTLVARLNEDLGHGAVRQIKVLGPSGPARRYGPLRAPGSTGPGDTYG